From Pseudomonas sp. B21-028, one genomic window encodes:
- a CDS encoding 1,6-dihydroxycyclohexa-2,4-diene-1-carboxylate dehydrogenase, with protein sequence MKNRFENKVALVTGAAQGIGRRICEQLLAEGARVVAVDRSELVHELKQDDVLTLVADLEIHTECMSVMATAVETFGSLDILINNVGGTIWTKPFEHYQATQIESEVRRSLFPTLWCCHAALPYMLKQGSGAIVNVSSIATRSINRVPYGAAKGGVNALTACLAFENAERGIRVNAIATGGTEAPPRRIPRNTAQPTEEEKVWYQEIVDQTIQSSLMKRYGTIDEQVAAILFLASDEASYITGVTLPVSGGDLG encoded by the coding sequence TGGCGCAGCTCAAGGAATCGGTCGGCGCATTTGCGAGCAACTGCTGGCCGAAGGCGCGCGGGTTGTCGCGGTTGATCGATCCGAGCTGGTGCATGAGCTCAAACAGGACGACGTATTGACCCTGGTTGCCGATCTGGAGATACATACGGAGTGCATGTCAGTGATGGCCACCGCCGTGGAGACCTTCGGCAGCCTAGATATATTGATCAACAACGTGGGCGGGACAATTTGGACCAAACCGTTTGAGCATTATCAGGCCACGCAAATAGAGTCTGAAGTGCGTCGCTCGTTGTTCCCGACCCTGTGGTGCTGTCACGCGGCGTTGCCCTACATGCTCAAACAAGGGAGTGGCGCGATTGTTAACGTCTCGTCAATTGCCACCCGCAGCATCAACCGGGTTCCTTATGGCGCAGCCAAAGGCGGGGTTAACGCCTTGACCGCTTGCCTGGCTTTCGAGAATGCCGAGCGTGGTATCCGGGTCAATGCGATCGCGACCGGGGGCACCGAAGCGCCACCGCGACGTATCCCTCGCAATACCGCGCAGCCAACCGAAGAAGAGAAGGTCTGGTATCAGGAAATCGTCGACCAGACGATTCAAAGCAGCTTGATGAAACGCTACGGGACGATCGATGAACAGGTCGCGGCGATCCTGTTCCTTGCTTCGGATGAGGCTTCCTATATCACCGGCGTGACGCTGCCGGTCAGTGGCGGCGACCTCGGCTGA